GCGACTCCTGTGGGAGGAGACCACGTGTCAGCCGCTGAGAACGACCGCCTCGTCTGGATCGACTGCGAGATGACGGGGCTCGACCTGTCGGTCGACGAGCTCGTCGAAGTCGCTGTCGTCATCACCGACTTCGAGCTCAACGTCCTCGACCCCGGCTTCCAGATCGTGATCAAGCCCGACGCGTCGGCTCTCGATCACATGAACGACTTCGTCACGAAGATGCACGAGAGCTCGGGGCTCCTCGACGAGATTCCGAACGGCGTGAGCCTCGCGGATGCGGAGTTCCAGGTGCTCGAGTACATCCAGCGCTTCGTGCCCGAAGGCAAAGCCCCCCTCGCGGGCAACACGATCGGCACCGACCGGATGTTCCTGGCCCGGTACATGCCGCGCGTCGACCGCTGGCTCCACTACCGCAATGTCGATGTCTCCAGCGTGAAGGAACTCGCCCGCCGCTGGTATCCCCGCGCGTACTTCAACGCGCCCGCCAAGGACGGCGGACACCGGGCGCTTGCCGACATCCGTGAGAGCGTCCGCGAGCTCGCGTACTACCGCGAGACCGTCTTCGTCGAAGCTCCCGGGCCTTCCACCGACGACGCGCGGACCGCCGCGGCATCCGCCGTGTCGTCGTTCGCCTCCGGACTGTAATACACTTGTGGGGTTGCCCGGAGACGGGCGCATGGTGGGTATAGCTCAGTTGGTAGAGCACCTGGTTGTGGTCCAGGGGGTCGCGGGTTCAAGTCCCGTTACTCACCCCATATCTTCTCCGCGTGAGGCGTGGTCATGATCGATATGGATGCCGAGGCGTTCGAGGATCTGGTGGCCGCCGAACTCGATGCTCTTCCGCCTGAAATGGTGTCAGGGCTCGACAATGTCGTGTTCGTCGTGGAGGACCGCCCCGAGGATGGTTCTCTCGATCTGCTCGGGCTGTACGACGGACTCGCCCTGACGGAACGAGACCGGTACGGGATGGGCGACCTCCCCGACCGGATCATGGTCTACCGCGAACCCCACCTCCACGCGTGCGATGACCTCGATGAGCTGCGCGACGAGGTACACACCACCCTCGTCCACGAGATCGCCCACTTCTACGGAATCGACGACGCGCGCCTGCACGAGCTGGGGTGGGCGTGATGAGCACCGCGCTCCCCGAGATCGACGAGCAGATCGACCTCCAGGCATCCACGTCCGGTCCGTGGCAGACGGTCGTCTGGAACGATCCGGTCAACCTCATGAGCTACGTCGAGCATGTCTTCCGGGAGTACTTCGGGTTCTCTCGCGAGAAGGCGCATCGCCTGATGCTCGCCGTTCACCACGACGGGCACGCCGTCGTGGCTGAGGGCTCGCGCGAGCAGATGGAACTCCACACGCAGGCGATGCACGACTACGGCTTGTGGGCCACCGTTCGCGAGGCCGGCGGATGACGCGCCCCAGCATCACGATGGAGCTCTCACTCCTGGAAGCCGCTCACCTCTCCGATCTCGTCGGTCAGTTCGAAGAGGTCATCGCCGAGCGCGACGAGTCGGATCCCGCGGTGCGGCGCCTCGTCCCCGACGCGTATCCCGATGACGACGACGCGACGACGGAGTTCCGCCGGCTCACGCAGGACGACCTGCTGTCTCGTCGGGCGGCCGATGCCGCGGGTGTTCGCGCGTCGTTGTACCGCGACGGTATGGAACTGGACCTCGCGGAACTCGACCGCGCATCCGCCGAGGACATCCTCGTCGTCGAGTTGACCCCGGAGCTCGCCGGCGCCTGGCTTCGGACTCTCGCGGCCCTCCGTCTCGTGCTGGCCGAGCGTCTCGGGATCACCGAGCAGGATCAGGACGCCGAGGACGACGCCCGCTTCGGTGTCTACGAGTGGATCGGATATCGCCTCGAGATACTCGTGCGGGCGCTCGACGCCTGAGGCGTGCGCCGCTCAGGGAAGGGTGACGACGACGCCTGCGATCTCTGCGGGTCGATGGTCGCGAACGTGCACGTCCTCCTGCCGCTCCCAGCGATCCCAGTGGGGCCGGTACGTCTCGCCGTCGCGTTCGAGCGCGCGAGCGCGGCGGGCCTCCCGTGGTGCATCCACCCAGACCGTCACGTCGGCCAACCGAGCGGATGCCGGGGTGAGGACACCGGCGCCCTCTGCGATCACGATCCTCGCGGGATCGACTCGACGTTCTCGTCCCGAGAGCCGGTCGGCATCCCAATCCCATTCCGGCCACCTGCCGGGGTCACCGCGACGCAGTGGCGCGAGCACCCTCGCACGCACGGTGTCGGCTCCGGCACGTAGGCCGTCCCACCCGGGATACACATCGTCGAGCCGCACAACCGTCGCCTCATCGACCCGCGAGGCGAGAAGATCGGCGAACGTCGACTTGCCGGCGCCCGAGCGCCCGTCCACCAGCACGATCGTCGGGACGCGGGTGACCCGGCGAACGGCAGCCGCCACCTGATCGACCCCCGCCGCCATCGCCGCGGCGAGCGTCGGCTCAGCGCTTGAGAGCACGGATGACGCGGCTCAGCGCCCGTCCCGCGACCCACACGAATGGGATCCCGACAGCGACGAGCGACACCAGGTTCGGCTCGAAGCGAAGGTCATCGCCCTTCCGGATGTAAGCGCCGAGAGGGATGGCAGCGCCGCCGCCACCACCGCCTGCACCGCCGGAAGTGTCTTCACCCGCGCCGAAGCCCGACCAGGTCAGGGCGACGGGCACGATGCGGATCCCGTCGACGTCCTGCTGTTCGCCGTAGACGGTCGTCACGCCGAGGGAAGCGAACTGCTTGCCGAGTTCAAGGGGGAGGTTGGCCATGCGTTCACGGTAGCCGGTGATCCCCGTGAATACAGGGGGTTGCGTGAATCTGATCAGTCGCGAGCGGGCCGCGGATTCGTGGGCAGTGCGTTGACATCGCGTCGCGGTCCCAGCGTGCTCGCGCGAGTCACGGCTCCGCGGCCGAACCGTGACCGCGCATCGTCGAGAGCTGCGTCCACGCGGCGCCATTCGGCGTCGTCGTCCCAGAGGGCGAGTCCCCCCATGCCGTCGCCGGTGAGCTTCTCGCCGCGCACACCGATCAGGCGGACGGGTTGGACAAGGTCGATCTTCTCGAAGAGTTCCAGGGCGACGTCGCCGATCCGCTGACCGACGTTGGTGGGTTCCGGAACGCTCACGGAGCGGGAGAGAGTCGTGAAATCAGCGAAGCGCACCTTGATCGCGATGGTCCGCGCTTCCCATCCGCCGGCGCGCAATCGAGAAGCGACCCGGTCGGCCAATCGACGGAACTCGCTCCGGAGCATGGCCGTGTCGGACACGTCTTCGAGGAACGTCTCCTCGTGTCCGACGCTCTTCTCGGTGTGCTCGGTCTGCACCGAGCGCGGGTCGATCCCGCGGGCCAACTGCCAGATACGCGCGCCCATCGCCGGGCCCAAGGCCCTGTCGAGCACGCCACGTGGCGTGTTCAGGACGTCGGACACCATCCGGATGCCGCGCGCGTCGAGAGCCTCGACGGCCTTCGGACCCACTCCCCAGAGTGCCCCGACCGGCCGTGCCGCGAGGAAGGCCTGCGTATCCGGCTCACTCACGATGAGCAAGCCATCGGGCTTCGACACGGTCGAGGCGATCTTCGCGACATGCTTCGTCGCGGCGACGCCGACACTGCACGTGAGTCCCGTCTCCTCGAGCACACGGCGTCGCACCATGAGCGCGATCTCCCCCGGACTCCCCCACAGTCGTCGCGCGCCGCTCACGTCGAGGAAGGCCTCGTCGATCGACAGCGGCTCAACGAGCGGTGTGATGTCGCGGAAGATCGCCATGACCTTCTTCGACAGCTCCGAGTACCTCTCGAACCGCGGGACGACCACGATCGCCTGGGGACAAAGCTGGAGCGCCCGCCCGACCGACATCGCCGACCGCACGCCGAAGCGCCGCGCTTCATAAGACGCACTGGAGACGACGCCTCGCCCCTCCATGCCCCCGACGATCAGCGGCTTACCCGCTAGCGAGGGGTCGTAGAGGACCTCCACGGCGGCGTAGAACGCGTCCATGTCGACGTGGAGGATGCGGGTCCCCGTGTCGTCCGCACCGTCGGCGGAGACGATACGTCCCGTGCCGTCGCCGCGTCCCATACCCCTATTGTCGACGATGCCGCCGACACCGTCCCCGTGCGGAAGATCGGTGCGGCGGCATCGTGCGACGAGATGTCAGGACTGGCCGGCGCGCTCCAGGATGAGCTCCCGCACGCGAGCCGCGTCCGCCTGGCCCTTCATGGCCTTCATGACGGCGCCGATGACGGCACCCGCCGCTTGGACCTTGCCGTCCTGGATCTTCGCGAGCACATCGGGCTGCGCCGCGAGGGCGTCGTCGATCGCGGCGATCAGGGCGCCGTCATCCGAGACGACGGCGAGGCCGCGAGCGTCGACGACCTCCTGCGGCGTCCCCTCCCCCGCGATGACGCCCTCGAGCACCTGGCGGGCCAGCTTGTCGGTGAGGGTTCCCGCATCGACCAGCTTCTGCAGCTCCGCGACCGACTCAGGCGTCACGAGCGCAGCGGGTTCGGCGCCCTGCGCGTTCGCGAGGCGGGTGATCTCACCCGTCCACCACTTGCGAGCGGATGCCGGTGACGCACCCGCCGCGATCGTCGCCTCGACTTCGGCCAGCAGACCGCCGTTGGCGACGTCCTGGAACTCCAGGTCGGTGAAGCCCCAGTCGGTCTTGAGCCGACGGCGGTACACCGAGGGCGCTTCGGGAAGCGCCGCACGGAGCTCCTCGATCAGCTCCTCCGACGGCTCGACGGGAAGGAGGTCGGGCTCAGGGAAGTAGCGGTAGTCGTCGGCATCCGACTTCGGACGTCCCGGCGATGTGCGGCCCGTGTCCTCGTGCCAGTGCCTCGTCTCCTGCGTGATCGTTCCGCCGCCGGCGAGGATCTCCGCCTGACGCTGGATCTCGTAGCGAACGGCGCGTTCGACCGAGCGCATCGAGTTGACGTTCTTCGTCTCGGTACGGGTGCCGAGCTTCTCCTGCCCCCGCGGGCGGAGCGAGACGTTCGCATCGCAACGGAGGTTCCCGCGCTCCATCCGGGCCTCGGAGATCCCCAGCGACCGCACGATGTCGCGGATCGCGGCGACGTAGGCCTTCGCGACCTCCGGGGCACGGTGCTCGGTGCCGAAGATCGGCTTCGTGACGATCTCGACGAGCGGGACGCCCGCGCGGTTGTAGTCGACGAGCGAATACTCGGCGCCCTGGATGCGTCCGGTCGAGCCGCCCATGTGGGTGAGCTTGCCGGCATCCTCCTCCATGTGCGCGCGCTCGATGGGGATGACGATCACGTCACCGCCCTCGAGTTCGATCTCGACGCTGCCCTCGAACGCGATCGGTTCGTCGTACTGCGAGATCTGGTAGTTCTTGCCGAGGTCGGGGTAGAAGTAGTTCTTCCGCGCGAACCGGCTCGACGGCGCGATCGAGCAGCCGAGCGCGAGACCCAAGCTGATCGAGTACCGCACGGCGGTCTCGTTGACCACCGGCAGCGAACCGGGCAGGCCCATGTCGACCGGGGCGACGAGCGTGTTGGGAGCTGCGTCGTGGTTCGCCTCGTGCGCCGGGTTGGCCGCCGGCGAGAACATCTTGGTCTCGGTGTTGAGCTCGACGTGCACCTCGAAGCCCAGCACCGGCTCGAAGAGCTCGAGTGCTTTGTCGAAGTCCATCAGCGCGTCCTTGGCCATCAGCGGGCTCCTCCGAGGATCGGGGCGCGGTCCAGCAGCGGACCGCCCCAGCTGTCGACGAGCAGGGCCTCGAGGGCCGCGCCGACGCGGTACAGACGTGCGTCTTCACGGGCGGGGGCGACGAACTGGATGCCGACGGGCAACCCGTCCTCCGCCGCGAGACCCGAGGGAATCGAGATCCCGGGGACGCCCGCGAGGTTGACCGGGATCGTCGTCACGTCGTTGAGGTACATCTGGATCGGGTCGTTCAGCTTCTCGCCGAGACGGAACGCCGTGGTGGGCGCCGACGGCGTCGCGATGACATCGACCTGGGCGAAAGCCTCGTCGAAGTCGCGCTGGATCAGGGTCCGCACCTTCTGTGCGCTGCCGTAGTAGGCGTCGTAGTAGCCCGCCGACAGCGCGTAGGTGCCCAGGATGACGCGGCGCTTGACCTCGTCGCCGAACCCGGCGTCGCGGGTAGCCGCCATGACGTCCTCCACGGTGCCGCCGGGGACGTTGACGCGCATGCCGAAGCGCACGGAGTCGAACTTCGCGAGGTTGCTGGAGGCCTCCGCAGGGAGGATCAGGTAGTAGGCGGCGACCCCGTACTCGAAGTGGGGTGCGCTGACCTCGACGATCTCGGCGCCGGCGGCCGCCATGGCAGCGAGCGACGCGCGGAAGGACTCCGAGACACCCTTCTGGAAGCCCGAGTCGTCGAGTTCCCGGATGACGCCGACTTTGAGACCCTTCAGCACGTCGCCGGTGGCGCCCTCTCGGGCGGCAGCGGCGAAGGAGGGCCAGGCGTCCGTCAGCGACGTCGCGTCGTGCGGGTCGTGCCCGCCGATGACGTCGTGAAGGAGGGCCGAGTCGAGGACCGTGCGGGAGACGGGACCGACCTGGTCGAGGCTCGATGCCAGGGCGATCGCGCCGTATCGGCTGACGCCGCCGTAGGTCGGCTTCATGCCGACGGTGCCGGTGACGTGGGCGGGCTGACGGATCGAGCCGCCCGTGTCGGAACCGAGGGCGAGCGGCGCTTCGAAGGCCGCGACGGCAGCGGCGGAGCCGCCGCCCGAGCCGCCGGGGATCCGGTCGAGGTCCCACGGGTTGTGGGTCGGACCATAAGCGGAGTGCTCGGTCGAGGAGCCCATCGCGAACTCGTCCATGTTCGTCTTGCCGAGCGGCACGAGGCCGGCGGCGCGGGCGCGAGCGACGACGGTCGCGTCGTAGGGCGACATGTAGCCCTCGAGGATCTTCGACCCGCTCGTGGAGGGCATGTCGGTCGTGACGAGCACGTCCTTGATGGCGAGCGGAACCCCGGCGAGCTCGCCAAGTTCCTCGCCCGCGGCTCGACGGCGGTCGATGTCGGCCGCGACGTCCACCGCGTGATCGGACACGTGGAGGAAGGCGTGGACATCGCCGTCGACGGCGGCGATGCGATCGAGGTGAGCCTGCGTGGCCTCGACGCTCGAGACCTCGCCGGAGCGGAGCTTCGCCGACAGGTCCGCAGCGGTCAGCTTGAGGATGTCGCTCACTGCTCCTCCCCCAGGATCGCGGTGACGCGGAAGCGGCCGTCGGCGGCATCCGGTGCGTTCTGGAGCACCTCGTCGAGGCTCAGCATGTCGCCGGGCACGTCGGGGCGGAACACGTTGCTCAGCGGGATCGGGTGGCTCGTGGCGGCGACGTCGGGGGTGGCGACCTCGGAGACCTTGGCGATGTTGTCGACGATCGCATCGAGCTGGCCGGTGAGGCGTTCCACCTCCTCGTCGCTCAGCTGGATCCGGGCGAGCACGCCAAGATGGCGCACGAGATCGGGGGTGATTTCAGACACTCCCCCAGTCTAGTTCGGGCCACTCGTCGTCTGAGCGCTCGCCCTAGGCTGAGAGCGTGACCGATTCGATCTCCGCCGATCGCCCCTGGCTCGCGTCCTATGACACGGGCGTGCCCCTCGACCTGCCGCCCGTCACCGGGTCCCTCATGGATCTGCTCGAGGACTCCGCGCGCGACTACCCTCACTCGACGGCGTTGCAGTTCTTCGGCCGCGAGACGAGCTACGCCGATCTGATGGACGCGGTGAACCGTGCCGCCGCGGGGCTGCAGAAGCTCGGGGTGAAGAAGGGCGACCGCGTGGCGATCGTCCTCCCGAACT
This DNA window, taken from Microbacterium sp. MM2322, encodes the following:
- a CDS encoding DUF2017 family protein → MTRPSITMELSLLEAAHLSDLVGQFEEVIAERDESDPAVRRLVPDAYPDDDDATTEFRRLTQDDLLSRRAADAAGVRASLYRDGMELDLAELDRASAEDILVVELTPELAGAWLRTLAALRLVLAERLGITEQDQDAEDDARFGVYEWIGYRLEILVRALDA
- the gatA gene encoding Asp-tRNA(Asn)/Glu-tRNA(Gln) amidotransferase subunit GatA, with amino-acid sequence MSDILKLTAADLSAKLRSGEVSSVEATQAHLDRIAAVDGDVHAFLHVSDHAVDVAADIDRRRAAGEELGELAGVPLAIKDVLVTTDMPSTSGSKILEGYMSPYDATVVARARAAGLVPLGKTNMDEFAMGSSTEHSAYGPTHNPWDLDRIPGGSGGGSAAAVAAFEAPLALGSDTGGSIRQPAHVTGTVGMKPTYGGVSRYGAIALASSLDQVGPVSRTVLDSALLHDVIGGHDPHDATSLTDAWPSFAAAAREGATGDVLKGLKVGVIRELDDSGFQKGVSESFRASLAAMAAAGAEIVEVSAPHFEYGVAAYYLILPAEASSNLAKFDSVRFGMRVNVPGGTVEDVMAATRDAGFGDEVKRRVILGTYALSAGYYDAYYGSAQKVRTLIQRDFDEAFAQVDVIATPSAPTTAFRLGEKLNDPIQMYLNDVTTIPVNLAGVPGISIPSGLAAEDGLPVGIQFVAPAREDARLYRVGAALEALLVDSWGGPLLDRAPILGGAR
- the dinB gene encoding DNA polymerase IV, whose protein sequence is MGRGDGTGRIVSADGADDTGTRILHVDMDAFYAAVEVLYDPSLAGKPLIVGGMEGRGVVSSASYEARRFGVRSAMSVGRALQLCPQAIVVVPRFERYSELSKKVMAIFRDITPLVEPLSIDEAFLDVSGARRLWGSPGEIALMVRRRVLEETGLTCSVGVAATKHVAKIASTVSKPDGLLIVSEPDTQAFLAARPVGALWGVGPKAVEALDARGIRMVSDVLNTPRGVLDRALGPAMGARIWQLARGIDPRSVQTEHTEKSVGHEETFLEDVSDTAMLRSEFRRLADRVASRLRAGGWEARTIAIKVRFADFTTLSRSVSVPEPTNVGQRIGDVALELFEKIDLVQPVRLIGVRGEKLTGDGMGGLALWDDDAEWRRVDAALDDARSRFGRGAVTRASTLGPRRDVNALPTNPRPARD
- a CDS encoding metallopeptidase family protein; this translates as MIDMDAEAFEDLVAAELDALPPEMVSGLDNVVFVVEDRPEDGSLDLLGLYDGLALTERDRYGMGDLPDRIMVYREPHLHACDDLDELRDEVHTTLVHEIAHFYGIDDARLHELGWA
- the clpS gene encoding ATP-dependent Clp protease adapter ClpS → MSTALPEIDEQIDLQASTSGPWQTVVWNDPVNLMSYVEHVFREYFGFSREKAHRLMLAVHHDGHAVVAEGSREQMELHTQAMHDYGLWATVREAGG
- the gatB gene encoding Asp-tRNA(Asn)/Glu-tRNA(Gln) amidotransferase subunit GatB, with the translated sequence MAKDALMDFDKALELFEPVLGFEVHVELNTETKMFSPAANPAHEANHDAAPNTLVAPVDMGLPGSLPVVNETAVRYSISLGLALGCSIAPSSRFARKNYFYPDLGKNYQISQYDEPIAFEGSVEIELEGGDVIVIPIERAHMEEDAGKLTHMGGSTGRIQGAEYSLVDYNRAGVPLVEIVTKPIFGTEHRAPEVAKAYVAAIRDIVRSLGISEARMERGNLRCDANVSLRPRGQEKLGTRTETKNVNSMRSVERAVRYEIQRQAEILAGGGTITQETRHWHEDTGRTSPGRPKSDADDYRYFPEPDLLPVEPSEELIEELRAALPEAPSVYRRRLKTDWGFTDLEFQDVANGGLLAEVEATIAAGASPASARKWWTGEITRLANAQGAEPAALVTPESVAELQKLVDAGTLTDKLARQVLEGVIAGEGTPQEVVDARGLAVVSDDGALIAAIDDALAAQPDVLAKIQDGKVQAAGAVIGAVMKAMKGQADAARVRELILERAGQS
- the orn gene encoding oligoribonuclease, whose translation is MSAAENDRLVWIDCEMTGLDLSVDELVEVAVVITDFELNVLDPGFQIVIKPDASALDHMNDFVTKMHESSGLLDEIPNGVSLADAEFQVLEYIQRFVPEGKAPLAGNTIGTDRMFLARYMPRVDRWLHYRNVDVSSVKELARRWYPRAYFNAPAKDGGHRALADIRESVRELAYYRETVFVEAPGPSTDDARTAAASAVSSFASGL
- the gatC gene encoding Asp-tRNA(Asn)/Glu-tRNA(Gln) amidotransferase subunit GatC is translated as MSEITPDLVRHLGVLARIQLSDEEVERLTGQLDAIVDNIAKVSEVATPDVAATSHPIPLSNVFRPDVPGDMLSLDEVLQNAPDAADGRFRVTAILGEEQ